AAAGACAAATAGATTAGAGTCTACAAGATCTCACCATGTTATTCAAAATTCATATAGAGATTTAAGACGTCGGGTAGCGAGTTGGGGTGGCTGCATTCCGGCCCTTCAGCGGAAGAAGGACTCCTCTAAGTTTTAATGAGCCTACAGTTGCCAGTAATCCTCGGCAACTTTTTGTGAATCTGGTATGGCTTTTGGGCTGTGTATGGGCCCTATGAGCGTTTTAGGACTATTGTAGCGGCGTGTAGTGTGAAGCGTCGTTGTCTACTCTATTCAAGGATTCTAATAGTATTTCTCTAATAGGCTCTGGTAGATTTATCAACCTGTCTGATGCCAGGTTAGTTTCTGAATTGGTGGTTCGTCTGACCGGACTACGGACCAAGGTTAGGGTTGGTAGGCGTGGGGTCATAGTGATCCCTAAGGGTATTCGTGAGAGGCTCGGAATAGTGGAAGGTATGGTTCTCGAGCTGAGTGTTGAGGGTGACAGGATAGTTCTCCGTGCTAAGGATTTGTGGAGTGAGCTGAGAGAACGTGGTAAGAGGCTCAGAGTGAACATTGACGAAGCTGAGAAGGAACTCGATGAGGATGAGGAGCGTTGGGTAGAAAGGCTAGAGCAGTAGTAGACACCTACGCTATTATCGCTGACTTGACCGGCCAGGCTACGTCAAGAGCCGCCGAACTCCTCGAAGGAGTAAGGCTTGGAAGCATCGAGGGAATTCTGCACTATCTCGTAGTCTATGAGCTCTCCTACCACTGGAGGAGGGGCCGGCTACCTTTCAGAGATGAGGAGGAGTTACTGGATTTCATAGACTCGTATTTTACCGTAAAGGCGTTGGATAATGTTATCGCGGTAAAGGCTTCGGGGGTAAAGCTTCTCGGAGATCAGTTGCTAGCAAAAGCCGAGGACCCAAGGCTTCGCCGAAGGAGACTATCTGTAGCAGATGCAACAACGATAGCTATAGCCATGATGGAGAACGCACCCATAGTAACAGGGGACGCCGACTTATCCTACGTCGCAAGAAATCTAGGCATTGGTATTATCTGGTAACGACATTGCGCTAAGCTATTTGATCTAAGCTAGTATATTGTAGAGTTTGATGATCTATAAGGAGCGGTCCTCCAAGCCAGTGATTCCGGGGTTCAAAATCCCGACCGCCGCACCTCCCTCATGCCTTCGGAGCCGGAGGTTCCAGCTCCTAGCCCCGGCGGATCCGTCACGCAGTCATCTAGCCGGCTTATTCTACTCAAATCATAAGGATGTTGAGGCAGGACGTCTTTAGCTAGAACTCTTGTGGAGTGTTTATCCCTTCTAGCAGGAATTTGGATCTCCTAGCGATGGATAATGAAGCGGTGTAAGGCTAGCAGATATACTTTCTAGTGAGGCTACTTAGCTTGCTGCACAGCTTCTTTGTCTCCTCTATAAGGTCTTCGCGTATGCCGAAGTATATAGTACCGTCGAGCAAGGGACCTACAATGGTTGCATCTATCTGGTTCCTTGTAAGCTCCTCCACAATTCTCTCCGCTTCCTCGAGGCTTTCTACCTTGTAGCGCCTGTACTTGGCTACTACTATACCCCAGCAGCAGTCTGGCTTTACCCCTTCATCTCCTCGTGTAGGACCGCTGCTCCTTGGCTTGGGGAAGCAGTAGACCTCCAACTCTGTGCCGTCATCGAATATGAGGTCGAATCCGTTGTCGCCTACCCTTGCTCCTACGACTTCCAGGCCTAGGAGCTTGCTAAGCTCTCTAGTAACCTCCTTCTTCCGGTCCTCCGATATACCACCAAACATTACAGTTATATACAATCCCAAATCCTAAATCTAAGAGTTACATTACTCGAGAGCCGTATACTATGGCTTACGGTCTAATGAGTGCTAGGTGCCTTTTCTCCCTTACTACCCTGGTGGCGTTGCCAGAGCGTGTTTCCCTCCTCGTCTTCGATGGCTACTACCCGGTGGAGCGGTATAACGGTGCCGTCTTCTAGCACTAGGTGGCTCCGGGTCACCCTGGCTATGCGCTCCCGGGGTATCCTCTTGAGGCCGGTTGCTGTGCCGCGCTCGGCTATGACGACGTAGCCCGTGGAGGATGTGTGGAAAAACCTCGCTACGGCCTGGTGTATCTCTCCGCGCCGCCCGGTCAACAGTGCGTGCACCCTCCGGGGTGGTCTCCCAGGGGGTCTCCGCTGGCCCCTCCTTCTAGCTCCGCGGCGTCCTCCGCGGGGTGTATATGCCGCTGTTCGTGGTGAAGGCGCGGCCGGTGCTGTGGAGGAGTATCCTGGCCTTGCGCAGCTCCCAGCCGTAACGTGGGTTGTAGAGCCCGGCGTCAGCGTAGGCGGCGGCGACATCCGCTACTACTAGGTGGACGTCGTCGGCGAGGTCGCTGAGGACCCGGTATACCCGCGCCTCAACCACGCCTACCGGCCGCGGCTTGACCAGCCTCGGGGCCCCGGTGACCGTGTCGCGGGCGACCTCGGCGCCGAGGAGCCTCAGCTTGTCCACCTTCCTGCCGCTGGTCGTGCCGGCGGCGTAGACGAAGTCCACCTCGTCGACCGTGAATACGTTGACGGTGAATACTCCGGACTCTATTATCAGCTCCGGGGTGTAGGCCTCCTTGTCGAGCGCCGCCACTATCCGCGGGGGCTCCTCGCTGAACGGCATGACCCAGGACGCCGACATGAAGTTTACCCGGCCCCGGGCCTCGGCTACGAGCACGTAGGCCGGCCGGGGTGCTAGGACGCGGGGCCACCGCTCGCCAGCGTCCACATAGCCCTGGGGGATTCCGGCCAAGACTGCTCCACCCACGGCACTACTGCCTAGGCCCGGTCCTCTTTACCGATGCCTGCCTCCCGGGGCCGCGTAGCCGCCGGGCAGATGTAGCCGGGGACGTACGCTATAATTGGGGGTCACGAGGGTAGGGCCTCCCTGGGGAAACCACTCGGCCGAGGACGAGGACGCGGGGTGTAAACACGTATGAGCGCGA
The window above is part of the Pyrodictium abyssi genome. Proteins encoded here:
- a CDS encoding AbrB/MazE/SpoVT family DNA-binding domain-containing protein — translated: MSTLFKDSNSISLIGSGRFINLSDARLVSELVVRLTGLRTKVRVGRRGVIVIPKGIRERLGIVEGMVLELSVEGDRIVLRAKDLWSELRERGKRLRVNIDEAEKELDEDEERWVERLEQ
- a CDS encoding PIN domain-containing protein produces the protein MGRKARAVVDTYAIIADLTGQATSRAAELLEGVRLGSIEGILHYLVVYELSYHWRRGRLPFRDEEELLDFIDSYFTVKALDNVIAVKASGVKLLGDQLLAKAEDPRLRRRRLSVADATTIAIAMMENAPIVTGDADLSYVARNLGIGIIW
- a CDS encoding flavin reductase family protein, which produces MAGIPQGYVDAGERWPRVLAPRPAYVLVAEARGRVNFMSASWVMPFSEEPPRIVAALDKEAYTPELIIESGVFTVNVFTVDEVDFVYAAGTTSGRKVDKLRLLGAEVARDTVTGAPRLVKPRPVGVVEARVYRVLSDLADDVHLVVADVAAAYADAGLYNPRYGWELRKARILLHSTGRAFTTNSGIYTPRRTPRS